From a single Populus trichocarpa isolate Nisqually-1 chromosome 17, P.trichocarpa_v4.1, whole genome shotgun sequence genomic region:
- the LOC7484567 gene encoding uncharacterized protein LOC7484567 — MKITVFVAPCLVKIYFNFNSIHVIDMPNALSHCATFPTLQTLILHLDPWKEKRLPQSMDSLRNLKQLELFYIKASKEEDLLWVLTYLNACPLLEKLDITLSGEEFHKNQREMRNICGCTYSRLKKVRMNGFDGNWFEMELITHILKSATSLDQVVISPLASFYLGGGEWSHITPDESWHESRRDVVRKSLQENAPAGVHLVVL; from the exons ATGAAGATCACTGTATTTGTTGCTCCTTGTCTGGTAAAGATCTacttcaatttcaattcaattcatgTGATAGACATGCCGAATGCATTATCCCACTGTGCAACATTTCCAACTTTACAGACTCTAATCCTGCATCTGGACCCTTGGAAG GAAAAAAGATTACCACAGAGCATGGACTCGCTCAGAAATCTGAAGCAACTAGAGCTATTTTATATCAAAGCAAGTAAGGAAGAGGATCTGTTGTGGGTATTGACATATCTAAATGCTTGTCCACTTCTGGAGAAACTTGATATCACG CTGAGCGGTGAAGAATTCCACAAAAATCAAAGAGAGATGCGAAATATCTGTGGATGCACATATAGCAGACTCAAGAAGGTTCGGATGAATGGATTTGATGGTAACTGGTTCGAAATGGAGTTGATAACGCATATACTGAAAAGTGCAACATCCCTTGATCAAGTTGTTATCAGTCCCTTGGCTAGTTTTTATCTCGGAGGTGGTGAATGGAGTCATATTACTCCAGATGAGTCCTGGCATGAATCACGACGGGATGTTGTTAGAAAATCACTTCAAGAAAATGCTCCTGCTGGTGTTCATCTTGTAGTCTTATGA